One region of Ictalurus punctatus breed USDA103 chromosome 6, Coco_2.0, whole genome shotgun sequence genomic DNA includes:
- the LOC108266876 gene encoding zinc finger protein 345 isoform X1, with product MRSAGDRPRSSRKSRAPDPAPSQLSEEVTETSAAGTSGKVDQQNRGVHLKPTPDGGVKKEESLELNGYNHKDDLNNTPDVISIKVEEDDTEDYLYCEVCKSFFFNKCEVHGPPLFIPDTPVPMGVPDRARQTLPRGLEIRKSGIPDAGLGVFNKGETVPVSAYFGPYQGELVDSEEASGYSWVIYRSSQCQEYIDAKREMYANWMRYVNCVRNGEEQNLVAFQYQGGILYRCCRPIDPGQELLVWYDEEYPKDLGSTFDSLWNKKCSANEVNTTLLQVFSCSSCPLSHTSQIDLHKHIQRCHYEDYVRLQKSGEIKHKILPIKGQQTSSTTLGSNTAHKKMQKEVHHCSDCGKSFTHASALKSHQRNHTAEKPHHCSLCGKSFTYQSGLRTHQRIHTGEKPYRCSECGKSFAQQGTLQTHQSNHTGEKPYHCSQCGKSFAYQSHLQIHQRIHTGEKPYCCSQCKRRFNQQSALQRHQRLHTQQNLHHCSQCGKSFTQLSNLKQHQRIHTGEKPFNCSRCGKSFNRQNHLRRHHRIHTQEKPYQCSLCRKSFADGGNLKRHQRIHTGEKPYYCSDCGKSFTDQSTLQQHQRIHTGEKPHHCSQCGKSFTHLSTLQTHQLIHTGEKPHRCLHCGKSFNRPSALQQHQRSHAGEKPYRCSQCGKSFTIESALQRHQRIHTEDGLYYCSQCGQSFTYLSMFRNHACNATESLHELKLSN from the exons ATGAGATCAGCAGGAGACAGACCACGCTCCTCCAGGAAGTCTCGAGCTCCTGATCCTGCTCCTTCACAG CTGTCTGAGGAGGTGACGGAGACTTCAGCTGCAGGGACATCAGGCAAAGTGGACCAGCAGAATAGAGGAGTCCATCTAAAGCCAACACCTG ACGGCGGTGTGAAGAAAGAGGAGTCGCTGGAGCTGAACGGCTACAACCATAAAGATGACCTGAACAACACACCTGACGTTATCTCCATAAAAGTGGAAGAAGATGACACTGAAGACTACCTCT ACTGTGAGGTTTGCAAATCCTTCTTCTTCAACAAGTGTGAGGTTCATGGACCGCCCCTCTTCATCCCTGACACTCCTGTTCCCATGGGAGTCCCTGACCGAGCCAGACAAACTCTTCCTCGTGGACTAGAGATTCGGAAGTCCGGTATTCCTGATGCAGGTCTGGGAGTGTTTAATAAGGGGGAGACTGTTCCAGTAAGTGCATACTTCGGACCCTACCAAGGAGAGCTGGTAGACAGTGAGGAAGCCAGTGGATACTCCTGGGTG ATATACAGGAGCAGCCAGTGTCAAGAATACATAGATGCCAAAAGAGAGATGTATGCTAACTGGATGAG GTATGTGAATTGTGTTCGTAATGGTGAAGAGCAGAATCTTGTGGCGTTTCAGTATCAAGGAGGGATTCTGTATCGTTGCTGTCGACCCATTGACCCAGGACAGGAGCTCCTGGTGTGGTACGACGAGGAGTACCCTAAAGATCTCGGCTCTACGTTTGACTCACTCTGGAACAAAAAGTGCTCTGCAAATG aAGTAAACACCACTCTGTTACAAGTCTTCTCCTGCTCCTCGTGTCCACTTTCCCACACATCTCAAATTGACCTCCACAAACACATCCAGAGATGCCACTACGAAGACTATGTAAGACTGCAGAAATCAGGAGAGATTAAACACAAGATTCTTCCCATAAAAGGTCAGCAAACCTCATCTACCACTCTCGGCTCGAACACGGCtcacaaaaaaatgcagaagGAAGTTCACCACTGCTCAGattgtggaaagagttttacacATGCGAGTGCTCTCAAATCACACCAGCGCAATCACACAGCAGAGAAGCCACATCACTGCTCActgtgtgggaagagttttacttatCAGAGTGGTCTCAGaacacaccagcgcattcacacaggagagaagccgtatcgttgctcagagtgtgggaagagttttgcGCAACAAGGTACACTCCAAACACACCAGAGCaatcacacaggagaaaagccgtatcactgctcacagtgtgggaagagttttgcGTACCAGAGTCATCTTCAaatacaccagcgcattcacacaggagagaagccgtattgCTGTTCACAGTGTAAGAGGAGGTTTAATCAACAGAGTGCCCTCCAAAGACACCAGCGccttcacacacaacaaaatctgcatcactgctcacagtgtgggaaaagttttacTCAACTGAGTAATCTCAAACAgcatcagcgcattcacaccggagagaagCCGTTTAATTGCTCAcggtgtgggaagagttttaatcgtCAGAATCATCTCCGTCGACATCATCGCATTCACACTCAAGAAAAGCCGTATCAGTGCTCCCTATGCCGGAAAAGTTTTGCTGATGGAGGTAATCTCAAAAGACACCAGCGTAtacacacaggagaaaaaccatATTACTGCTCAGattgtgggaagagctttactGACCAAAGTACACTCCAACAACATCAgcgtattcacacaggagaaaagccacATCACTGCTCGcaatgtgggaagagttttactcacCTGAGTACTCTGCAAACACACCAgctcattcacacaggagaaaagccacATCGCTGCTTACactgtgggaagagctttaatcGACCGAGTGCTCTCCAACAACACCAGCGCAGTCAcgcaggagagaagccgtatcgttgctcacagtgtgggaagagttttactatAGAGAGTGCTCTCCAACGCCACCAGCGCATTCATACTGAAGATGGGCTGTattactgctcacagtgtggacaGAGTTTCACTTATCTAAGTATGTTTAGAAACCATGCATGCAATGCTACAGAGTCATTACATGAGTTGAAGCtgtcaaattaa
- the LOC108266876 gene encoding zinc finger protein 883 isoform X2, whose translation MYKIFWASLLPTDCEVCKSFFFNKCEVHGPPLFIPDTPVPMGVPDRARQTLPRGLEIRKSGIPDAGLGVFNKGETVPVSAYFGPYQGELVDSEEASGYSWVIYRSSQCQEYIDAKREMYANWMRYVNCVRNGEEQNLVAFQYQGGILYRCCRPIDPGQELLVWYDEEYPKDLGSTFDSLWNKKCSANEVNTTLLQVFSCSSCPLSHTSQIDLHKHIQRCHYEDYVRLQKSGEIKHKILPIKGQQTSSTTLGSNTAHKKMQKEVHHCSDCGKSFTHASALKSHQRNHTAEKPHHCSLCGKSFTYQSGLRTHQRIHTGEKPYRCSECGKSFAQQGTLQTHQSNHTGEKPYHCSQCGKSFAYQSHLQIHQRIHTGEKPYCCSQCKRRFNQQSALQRHQRLHTQQNLHHCSQCGKSFTQLSNLKQHQRIHTGEKPFNCSRCGKSFNRQNHLRRHHRIHTQEKPYQCSLCRKSFADGGNLKRHQRIHTGEKPYYCSDCGKSFTDQSTLQQHQRIHTGEKPHHCSQCGKSFTHLSTLQTHQLIHTGEKPHRCLHCGKSFNRPSALQQHQRSHAGEKPYRCSQCGKSFTIESALQRHQRIHTEDGLYYCSQCGQSFTYLSMFRNHACNATESLHELKLSN comes from the exons atgtacaaaatattcTGGGCATCACTTCTCCCTACAGACTGTGAGGTTTGCAAATCCTTCTTCTTCAACAAGTGTGAGGTTCATGGACCGCCCCTCTTCATCCCTGACACTCCTGTTCCCATGGGAGTCCCTGACCGAGCCAGACAAACTCTTCCTCGTGGACTAGAGATTCGGAAGTCCGGTATTCCTGATGCAGGTCTGGGAGTGTTTAATAAGGGGGAGACTGTTCCAGTAAGTGCATACTTCGGACCCTACCAAGGAGAGCTGGTAGACAGTGAGGAAGCCAGTGGATACTCCTGGGTG ATATACAGGAGCAGCCAGTGTCAAGAATACATAGATGCCAAAAGAGAGATGTATGCTAACTGGATGAG GTATGTGAATTGTGTTCGTAATGGTGAAGAGCAGAATCTTGTGGCGTTTCAGTATCAAGGAGGGATTCTGTATCGTTGCTGTCGACCCATTGACCCAGGACAGGAGCTCCTGGTGTGGTACGACGAGGAGTACCCTAAAGATCTCGGCTCTACGTTTGACTCACTCTGGAACAAAAAGTGCTCTGCAAATG aAGTAAACACCACTCTGTTACAAGTCTTCTCCTGCTCCTCGTGTCCACTTTCCCACACATCTCAAATTGACCTCCACAAACACATCCAGAGATGCCACTACGAAGACTATGTAAGACTGCAGAAATCAGGAGAGATTAAACACAAGATTCTTCCCATAAAAGGTCAGCAAACCTCATCTACCACTCTCGGCTCGAACACGGCtcacaaaaaaatgcagaagGAAGTTCACCACTGCTCAGattgtggaaagagttttacacATGCGAGTGCTCTCAAATCACACCAGCGCAATCACACAGCAGAGAAGCCACATCACTGCTCActgtgtgggaagagttttacttatCAGAGTGGTCTCAGaacacaccagcgcattcacacaggagagaagccgtatcgttgctcagagtgtgggaagagttttgcGCAACAAGGTACACTCCAAACACACCAGAGCaatcacacaggagaaaagccgtatcactgctcacagtgtgggaagagttttgcGTACCAGAGTCATCTTCAaatacaccagcgcattcacacaggagagaagccgtattgCTGTTCACAGTGTAAGAGGAGGTTTAATCAACAGAGTGCCCTCCAAAGACACCAGCGccttcacacacaacaaaatctgcatcactgctcacagtgtgggaaaagttttacTCAACTGAGTAATCTCAAACAgcatcagcgcattcacaccggagagaagCCGTTTAATTGCTCAcggtgtgggaagagttttaatcgtCAGAATCATCTCCGTCGACATCATCGCATTCACACTCAAGAAAAGCCGTATCAGTGCTCCCTATGCCGGAAAAGTTTTGCTGATGGAGGTAATCTCAAAAGACACCAGCGTAtacacacaggagaaaaaccatATTACTGCTCAGattgtgggaagagctttactGACCAAAGTACACTCCAACAACATCAgcgtattcacacaggagaaaagccacATCACTGCTCGcaatgtgggaagagttttactcacCTGAGTACTCTGCAAACACACCAgctcattcacacaggagaaaagccacATCGCTGCTTACactgtgggaagagctttaatcGACCGAGTGCTCTCCAACAACACCAGCGCAGTCAcgcaggagagaagccgtatcgttgctcacagtgtgggaagagttttactatAGAGAGTGCTCTCCAACGCCACCAGCGCATTCATACTGAAGATGGGCTGTattactgctcacagtgtggacaGAGTTTCACTTATCTAAGTATGTTTAGAAACCATGCATGCAATGCTACAGAGTCATTACATGAGTTGAAGCtgtcaaattaa
- the LOC108266876 gene encoding zinc finger protein 883 isoform X3, producing MIGIYCEVCKSFFFNKCEVHGPPLFIPDTPVPMGVPDRARQTLPRGLEIRKSGIPDAGLGVFNKGETVPVSAYFGPYQGELVDSEEASGYSWVIYRSSQCQEYIDAKREMYANWMRYVNCVRNGEEQNLVAFQYQGGILYRCCRPIDPGQELLVWYDEEYPKDLGSTFDSLWNKKCSANEVNTTLLQVFSCSSCPLSHTSQIDLHKHIQRCHYEDYVRLQKSGEIKHKILPIKGQQTSSTTLGSNTAHKKMQKEVHHCSDCGKSFTHASALKSHQRNHTAEKPHHCSLCGKSFTYQSGLRTHQRIHTGEKPYRCSECGKSFAQQGTLQTHQSNHTGEKPYHCSQCGKSFAYQSHLQIHQRIHTGEKPYCCSQCKRRFNQQSALQRHQRLHTQQNLHHCSQCGKSFTQLSNLKQHQRIHTGEKPFNCSRCGKSFNRQNHLRRHHRIHTQEKPYQCSLCRKSFADGGNLKRHQRIHTGEKPYYCSDCGKSFTDQSTLQQHQRIHTGEKPHHCSQCGKSFTHLSTLQTHQLIHTGEKPHRCLHCGKSFNRPSALQQHQRSHAGEKPYRCSQCGKSFTIESALQRHQRIHTEDGLYYCSQCGQSFTYLSMFRNHACNATESLHELKLSN from the exons ATGATTGGCATTT ACTGTGAGGTTTGCAAATCCTTCTTCTTCAACAAGTGTGAGGTTCATGGACCGCCCCTCTTCATCCCTGACACTCCTGTTCCCATGGGAGTCCCTGACCGAGCCAGACAAACTCTTCCTCGTGGACTAGAGATTCGGAAGTCCGGTATTCCTGATGCAGGTCTGGGAGTGTTTAATAAGGGGGAGACTGTTCCAGTAAGTGCATACTTCGGACCCTACCAAGGAGAGCTGGTAGACAGTGAGGAAGCCAGTGGATACTCCTGGGTG ATATACAGGAGCAGCCAGTGTCAAGAATACATAGATGCCAAAAGAGAGATGTATGCTAACTGGATGAG GTATGTGAATTGTGTTCGTAATGGTGAAGAGCAGAATCTTGTGGCGTTTCAGTATCAAGGAGGGATTCTGTATCGTTGCTGTCGACCCATTGACCCAGGACAGGAGCTCCTGGTGTGGTACGACGAGGAGTACCCTAAAGATCTCGGCTCTACGTTTGACTCACTCTGGAACAAAAAGTGCTCTGCAAATG aAGTAAACACCACTCTGTTACAAGTCTTCTCCTGCTCCTCGTGTCCACTTTCCCACACATCTCAAATTGACCTCCACAAACACATCCAGAGATGCCACTACGAAGACTATGTAAGACTGCAGAAATCAGGAGAGATTAAACACAAGATTCTTCCCATAAAAGGTCAGCAAACCTCATCTACCACTCTCGGCTCGAACACGGCtcacaaaaaaatgcagaagGAAGTTCACCACTGCTCAGattgtggaaagagttttacacATGCGAGTGCTCTCAAATCACACCAGCGCAATCACACAGCAGAGAAGCCACATCACTGCTCActgtgtgggaagagttttacttatCAGAGTGGTCTCAGaacacaccagcgcattcacacaggagagaagccgtatcgttgctcagagtgtgggaagagttttgcGCAACAAGGTACACTCCAAACACACCAGAGCaatcacacaggagaaaagccgtatcactgctcacagtgtgggaagagttttgcGTACCAGAGTCATCTTCAaatacaccagcgcattcacacaggagagaagccgtattgCTGTTCACAGTGTAAGAGGAGGTTTAATCAACAGAGTGCCCTCCAAAGACACCAGCGccttcacacacaacaaaatctgcatcactgctcacagtgtgggaaaagttttacTCAACTGAGTAATCTCAAACAgcatcagcgcattcacaccggagagaagCCGTTTAATTGCTCAcggtgtgggaagagttttaatcgtCAGAATCATCTCCGTCGACATCATCGCATTCACACTCAAGAAAAGCCGTATCAGTGCTCCCTATGCCGGAAAAGTTTTGCTGATGGAGGTAATCTCAAAAGACACCAGCGTAtacacacaggagaaaaaccatATTACTGCTCAGattgtgggaagagctttactGACCAAAGTACACTCCAACAACATCAgcgtattcacacaggagaaaagccacATCACTGCTCGcaatgtgggaagagttttactcacCTGAGTACTCTGCAAACACACCAgctcattcacacaggagaaaagccacATCGCTGCTTACactgtgggaagagctttaatcGACCGAGTGCTCTCCAACAACACCAGCGCAGTCAcgcaggagagaagccgtatcgttgctcacagtgtgggaagagttttactatAGAGAGTGCTCTCCAACGCCACCAGCGCATTCATACTGAAGATGGGCTGTattactgctcacagtgtggacaGAGTTTCACTTATCTAAGTATGTTTAGAAACCATGCATGCAATGCTACAGAGTCATTACATGAGTTGAAGCtgtcaaattaa